The Streptomyces phaeolivaceus genome has a window encoding:
- a CDS encoding AAA family ATPase, whose protein sequence is MDKPAEMFDRDHEWSALSRFITDPQPGATLGVVSGRRRQGKTFLLDAACRAAGGFYFGATEAADAESLRRLGSSLTAHVRPASPFHFADWSEAVDALLALGDERPVPVVIDEFPYLAKGNPELPSIIQEALRPLREQRTRSRARLLLCGSALSFMGRLLSGNAPLRGRAGLELVVRPLDHRLAAEFWDIGDPHLAMKVNAIVGGTPAYRREFARGDSPAGPEDFDDWVVRTVLNPETPLFREARYLLAEEPDLRDTALYLSVLAAVADGNSTRGGMAGYLERKATDIAHPINVLEDAGLLHRDADVFRDNRPAYRIAEPLIGFYHAIMRPVWDQLERPGSATRVWQASRRRFVSNVLGPHFEQVCRDWALHHADPELFGGLPARVGHGVVHDPRTRTSREVDVAVIGIADGAKPPLLAIGEAKWNDTMGAAHIERLRHVRDLITRAGRYDTTGTRLICFSGAGFNDKARAAAEADDDIRLVDLAALYG, encoded by the coding sequence GTGGACAAGCCGGCCGAGATGTTCGATCGGGATCACGAGTGGTCGGCGCTGAGCCGGTTCATCACCGATCCGCAGCCCGGCGCGACCCTGGGTGTGGTCTCCGGGCGCCGCCGCCAGGGCAAGACGTTCCTGTTGGACGCGGCCTGCCGCGCGGCAGGAGGGTTCTACTTCGGTGCCACGGAGGCCGCCGACGCCGAGTCGCTGCGCAGACTCGGCTCCTCCCTGACGGCCCATGTCCGCCCCGCCAGCCCGTTCCACTTCGCCGACTGGTCGGAAGCGGTCGACGCGTTGCTCGCCCTCGGTGACGAGCGCCCCGTCCCCGTGGTGATCGACGAGTTTCCGTATCTCGCCAAGGGCAACCCGGAGCTGCCCTCGATCATTCAGGAGGCGCTACGACCTCTGCGTGAGCAGCGCACCCGCTCCCGCGCCCGGCTGTTGCTGTGCGGCTCGGCGCTGTCCTTCATGGGGCGGCTGCTGTCGGGCAACGCTCCGCTGCGCGGCAGGGCGGGGCTGGAGTTGGTCGTCCGCCCCCTCGACCACCGCCTGGCCGCCGAGTTCTGGGACATCGGCGACCCCCACCTGGCCATGAAGGTGAACGCGATCGTCGGTGGTACCCCCGCCTACCGGCGCGAGTTCGCCCGGGGTGACAGTCCGGCGGGTCCGGAGGACTTCGACGACTGGGTCGTGCGCACCGTCCTCAACCCCGAGACCCCGCTCTTCCGCGAGGCCCGCTATCTGCTCGCCGAGGAACCCGACCTTCGTGACACCGCCCTGTACCTGTCGGTGCTGGCCGCCGTGGCCGACGGCAACTCCACCCGGGGCGGTATGGCCGGATACCTGGAACGCAAGGCGACCGACATCGCCCACCCGATCAACGTTCTGGAGGACGCGGGTCTGCTGCACCGGGACGCGGACGTCTTCCGCGACAACCGGCCCGCGTACCGCATCGCCGAGCCGCTGATCGGCTTCTATCACGCGATCATGCGCCCGGTCTGGGACCAGCTCGAACGCCCCGGCAGCGCGACACGGGTCTGGCAGGCCAGCCGCCGCCGCTTCGTCAGCAACGTCCTGGGGCCCCACTTCGAACAGGTGTGCCGTGACTGGGCCTTGCATCACGCCGACCCCGAGCTGTTCGGCGGACTGCCGGCCCGGGTGGGGCACGGTGTGGTCCACGACCCCAGGACCCGAACCTCGCGCGAGGTCGACGTGGCCGTCATCGGCATCGCGGACGGGGCCAAGCCGCCCCTCCTGGCCATCGGGGAGGCCAAGTGGAACGACACCATGGGAGCCGCCCACATCGAACGCCTGAGGCACGTCCGCGATCTCATCACCCGGGCCGGCCGCTACGACACCACCGGTACCCGGCTCATCTGCTTCAGCGGAGCGGGTTTCAACGACAAGGCACGCGCCGCGGCGGAAGCGGACGACGACATCCGGCTCGTCGACCTGGCGGCCCTGTACGGGTAG
- a CDS encoding GNAT family N-acetyltransferase — protein MADWNIRPALAVDVEPIAELRAVVMRPDLERLGRYDPHRVRQRLRDGFDPAHTWIIEVGGTFAGCVALRPAPDAHWLEHFYLAPHLQGSGIGTAVLHHLLTHHAPTDLPIRLDVLQGSPARHLYERHGLHLETENPLDAFMIRAPGADT, from the coding sequence ATGGCTGACTGGAACATACGTCCGGCCCTGGCGGTGGACGTCGAGCCCATCGCCGAGCTGCGTGCCGTGGTCATGCGCCCCGATCTCGAACGCCTCGGCCGCTACGACCCCCACCGCGTCCGCCAACGCCTGCGCGACGGCTTCGACCCGGCCCACACCTGGATCATCGAGGTCGGCGGCACCTTCGCCGGCTGTGTCGCCCTCCGCCCGGCCCCGGACGCCCACTGGCTGGAGCACTTCTACCTGGCCCCCCACCTCCAGGGCTCCGGCATCGGCACAGCCGTACTCCACCACCTCCTCACCCACCACGCCCCCACCGACCTCCCCATCCGCCTCGACGTCCTCCAGGGAAGCCCGGCCAGACACCTCTACGAACGCCACGGCCTCCACCTGGAGACCGAGAACCCACTGGACGCCTTCATGATCCGAGCACCGGGCGCAGATACATAG
- a CDS encoding ADP-ribosylglycohydrolase family protein translates to MGATSGAVWGRVEQQDFRSRVRGTLLGAAVGDALGAPVDQLTLAQIGEAYGPEWLTDLASAYGRRGAITDLTQLTLFTVDGLIRAQVRRDTGVWHPPTDLHRAYLRWAATQRDWGPDERRKDDGWLAREEWLYARRDPSLICLLGFADGTMGTLDAPKNPGASGAEAAARSAPFGLLVGWEPQLVFQLAVECAAQTHGAPTAYLAAGSYAVIVHALARGESLDAAVQKTLVLLAARPGHQPVADALQQAVGAVRQGPPSPAVVEQLAGDGAAAGLLAVAVYCTLVGEDIRHGLCLAVNHGGPSGAAGALTGGLLGALHGETALPPAWLAELEGRPTILVLADDFALEMTQGPSLHAPGGAVPGWLTRYPRA, encoded by the coding sequence GTGGGTGCGACATCCGGTGCCGTCTGGGGGCGGGTCGAGCAGCAGGACTTCCGCAGCCGGGTGCGCGGGACGCTGCTGGGCGCGGCCGTCGGCGACGCGCTGGGCGCGCCGGTCGACCAGCTCACCCTGGCGCAGATCGGCGAGGCGTACGGCCCGGAGTGGCTGACCGATCTGGCCTCCGCGTACGGCAGACGCGGCGCGATCACCGACCTCACGCAGCTCACGCTCTTCACCGTGGACGGCCTGATCCGCGCCCAGGTCCGGCGCGACACCGGTGTCTGGCACCCGCCGACCGATCTGCACCGGGCGTATCTGCGCTGGGCCGCGACCCAGCGGGACTGGGGCCCGGACGAACGCCGCAAGGACGACGGCTGGCTCGCCCGCGAGGAGTGGCTCTACGCGCGCCGCGACCCCTCGCTCATCTGCCTCCTCGGCTTCGCCGACGGCACCATGGGCACGCTCGACGCCCCCAAGAACCCCGGCGCGTCCGGCGCCGAGGCCGCCGCCCGCTCCGCGCCCTTCGGTCTCCTGGTGGGCTGGGAACCCCAACTGGTCTTCCAACTGGCCGTGGAGTGCGCCGCCCAGACGCACGGCGCGCCCACCGCCTACCTGGCCGCCGGCTCGTACGCCGTCATCGTGCACGCCCTCGCGCGCGGGGAGAGCCTCGACGCCGCCGTCCAGAAGACCCTGGTGCTGCTGGCCGCCCGCCCCGGCCACCAGCCCGTCGCCGACGCCCTCCAGCAGGCCGTCGGCGCCGTACGCCAGGGGCCGCCGTCGCCCGCCGTCGTCGAGCAGCTCGCCGGCGACGGCGCGGCGGCGGGCCTGCTGGCCGTCGCCGTCTACTGCACCCTGGTCGGCGAGGACATTCGCCACGGCCTGTGCCTCGCCGTCAACCACGGGGGGCCTTCGGGAGCCGCCGGCGCCCTGACGGGCGGCCTCCTCGGCGCCCTCCACGGCGAGACCGCCCTGCCCCCCGCCTGGCTCGCGGAACTGGAGGGCCGCCCCACGATCCTCGTCCTCGCCGACGACTTCGCCCTCGAAATGACCCAGGGCCCCTCCCTCCACGCCCCCGGCGGAGCGGTACCGGGCTGGCTGACCCGCTATCCACGGGCCTGA
- a CDS encoding DUF2165 domain-containing protein, which produces MNALQRQQPQTPRGSLLPLASTLLVGTVALYMALVAFSNITDFGTNQQFVRHVFAMDTTFKDEDLMWRAIESKGVQDAAYVLIIIWETVSALVLIAATYFWARGLGSRVFHTARRYSTLGLLMVLLLFGAGFIAIGGEYFVMWQSGDWNGLDAALRVFVLSAVVLLVTYLPTNDRALD; this is translated from the coding sequence TTGAACGCACTCCAGCGCCAGCAGCCCCAAACCCCCCGCGGCTCACTTCTCCCGCTGGCCTCGACGCTGCTCGTCGGCACGGTCGCCCTCTACATGGCGCTCGTGGCGTTCAGCAACATCACCGACTTCGGCACGAACCAGCAGTTCGTCCGCCATGTCTTCGCCATGGACACCACGTTCAAGGACGAGGACCTGATGTGGCGGGCCATCGAGTCGAAGGGCGTCCAGGACGCGGCGTACGTCCTCATCATCATCTGGGAGACCGTCTCGGCCCTGGTCCTGATCGCGGCCACCTACTTCTGGGCCCGCGGCCTGGGCAGCCGCGTCTTCCACACCGCCCGCCGCTACAGCACCCTTGGCCTCCTCATGGTCCTCCTCCTCTTCGGCGCCGGCTTCATCGCCATCGGCGGCGAGTACTTCGTCATGTGGCAGTCCGGCGACTGGAACGGCCTCGACGCCGCCCTCCGCGTGTTCGTGCTGAGCGCCGTGGTCCTCCTGGTGACCTACCTGCCGACGAAC